One genomic window of Solanum dulcamara chromosome 10, daSolDulc1.2, whole genome shotgun sequence includes the following:
- the LOC129871723 gene encoding uncharacterized protein LOC129871723, whose translation MLDWGPVLVSVILFILLSPGLLFQLPGHRHCVEFGNFHTSGAAIMIHALLYFALVCVFFLAVKVHLYLG comes from the coding sequence ATGTTGGATTGGGGTCCTGTTTTGGTCTCAGTTATACTTTTCATCCTCTTGTCTCCAGGATTGTTATTTCAACTTCCAGGACATAGACATTGTGTTGAATTTGGGAATTTTCATACAAGTGGAGCTGCCATTATGATTCATGCTTTGCTCTATTTTGCTCTTGTTTGTGTCTTCTTTCTTGCTGTTAAAGTTCATCTCTACCTTGGTtag
- the LOC129870469 gene encoding vacuolar iron transporter 1, with protein sequence MAHESEQSLLDQHKEKHFTAGEIVRDIIIGVSDGLTVPFALAAGLSGANASSSIILTAGIAEVAAGAISMGLGGYLAAKSESDHYMRELKREEEEIISVPDTEAAEIAEILSQYGIQPHEYSPVVSALRKNPQAWLNFMMKFELGLEKPDPRRALQSAFTIATAYILGGFVPLVPYMLIPIARKAVVASVVVTILALLIFGFAKGYFTGNRPFRSAFETALIGAVASAAAFGLAKAVQG encoded by the exons ATGGCTCATGAATCTGAGCAATCTTTATTGGATCAACACAAGGAAAAACATTTCACCGCCGGCGAGATTGTCCGGGATATAATCATCGGAGTTTCAGATGGACTAACGGTGCCGTTTGCATTAGCGGCGGGTTTATCAGGGGCAAATGCGTCTTCTTCTATTATTCTTACGGCTGGAATTGCTGAAGTTGCTGCTGGTGCTATTTCCATGGGACTTGGAgg TTATTTGGCTGCAAAGAGTGAGTCTGATCACTATATGAGAGAGCTTAAGAGGGAGGAAGAAGAGATCATCTCTGTACCTGATACAG AAGCAGCGGAGATTGCTGAAATTTTGTCACAATATGGAATCCAGCCACATGAATATTCACCGGTGGTGAGTGCTTTGAGGAAGAATCCACAGGCATGGCTCAACTTTATGATGAA ATTTGAACTTGGTTTAGAGAAGCCGGATCCAAGGAGAGCGCTGCAGAGTGCATTTACCATTGCAACTGCTTACATCTTGGGAGGATTTGTTCCTCTAGTTCCATACATGCTCATTCCTATTGCAAGAAAGGCTGTCGTCGCCTCTGTTGTGGTAACTATACTGGCTTTACTAATATTTGGCTTTGCCAAAGGCTACTTCACTGGAAACAGGCCATTTAGGAGTGCTTTTGAAACAGCACTAATTGGAGCAGTTGCATCTGCTGCTGCTTTTGGTTTGGCCAAGGCTGTTCAAGGCTAG